Within the Agromyces atrinae genome, the region GATGGAGAAGGTCCTCGAGAGGGCGCGCGCACGCGGGCCCGGGGCATCGAAGAGAACACTCGAACCGCTCATCGCTGAACCACCCACTTTCTTTCGAGGCGGGCCGCGAGGAGCCCGAGGGGAACGGTGATCACGAGATAGAACGTCGCGACCCCGAGCAGGACCGCGATGACCGCGTTGCCGTTCGCGTTCGCCAACTCCTTACCGACCGTGAAGAGCTCGGCGACGAAGAAGCCGCCGGCGACCGACGTGTTCTTCGTGAGTGCGATGAACACGTTGATCAGGGGCGGAACGGTCATGCGGAACGCCTGCGGGAAGACGATGAAACCCACCGTCTGGGCGAATCCGAGGCCGATGCTGCGAGCCGCCTCCGCCTGACCCACGGCCACACCGTTGATGCCGGAGCGCAACGCCTCAGCGACGAACGGCGACGTGTAGACCGCGAGGCCGATCATCGCGGCGATGAGGTACGGCAGATCGGATCCGAGGTACGGGAGGATGAACGCACAGAAGATGAGCACGAGCGTCAGCGGCGTATTGCGCACGATCTCGGTGTAGACCGTGGCGAAGCCGCGCAGCGACGCGACGGGCGAGATCCGCATGGCCGCGATGAGCGTACCGATGACGAGCGCCGCCAGGCCCGAGACGACGAGCAGCAGGAGCGTCAGTTGGAAACCGCTCAGATAGCGCGGCAGGTTGTCGATAACGACGTCCACGCGAGTCCTTCCATCAGAGGGAGTCCGGGCCGGCGATCAACGCCGGCCCGGATCGAATCAGTAGCGGTCGACTGCGGGAGGATCGACGAACGGCAGGACGGTTCCTGCGGTCTCGTTCCATGCCGCCTCGTAGGTGCCGTCGCTGTACGACTCCTCGAGGACATCGTTGATCCAGTTGCGGAACTCGGTGTCGTCGAGTGCGAGACCGATGCCGTAGGGCTCTTCGGTGAACGGCTTACCGGCGATCTTGAACTCGCCCTCGTTCTGAGCGGCGAGGCCCGCGAGGATCACGTTGTCGGTCGACACCGCGACGACCGCGCCCGAGCGCAGCGGCTCGAGGCAGTTCGAGTACGTGTCCGTGAGCACGGGCTCGGCACCGATCTCGGCGAGCTTCGCCGCGGGCGTCGAGCCGGTGACCGAACAGACGGGCTGGCCGACGAGGTCGTCTTCGCTCGTGATGTCGTCGTTGTCGGCGAGCACGAGGATCGACTGTCCGGCCATGTAGTACGGCCCGGCGAAGGAGATGACTTCCTTGCGCTTGTCATTGATCGTGTACGTGGCGATGACGAGGTCGACCTGACCGTTCTCGATGAACGGCTCGCGGTTCGCGGACACCGTCTCGACCCACTCGATGTTCTCGGGTGCGATGCCGAGCTTGCCGGCGATGATCTTGCCGATCTCGACGTCGAACCCGACCGGGTCTCCGTCGGGGCCGAGCAGGCCGAACAGCGGCTGGTCGAACTTGGTGCCGATGGTGATCTTGCCGGCGTCGGCCAGCGTCGCCATCGTCGTGCCCGCTTCGAACTCCGGGGCCTCCTCGACCGGCGCCGTCGTCGCTCCGGCGTCGCCTCCGCTCGCGCAACCCGCGAGCAGCAGCATTCCCGCAGCCGCCAGTGCGACGCCTGCGAACCTCTTCTGCATCTTCATCGTGTAGTCCCCTCTCGGTGTATCCGTGGTGCCTGACCGCGGTAGCGGTTCAGATCCTGCCGTCGCCTCAGTGCTCGAGGATCTTCGACAGGAAGTCTTGGGCCCGCTCGGACTGCGGGTTGTCGAAGAACTCGATCGGAGTCGCCTCCTCGACGATCTGACCGTCGGCCATGAACAGCACGCGGTCGGCGGCCTTGCGGGCGAAGCCCATCTCGTGTGTCACGACGATCATCGTCATGCCGTCCTTCGCGAGACCGACCATGACGTCGAGGACCTCGTTGATCATCTCGGGGTCGAGCGCGCTCGTGGGCTCGTCCATGAGGATGAGCTTCGGGTTCATGGCGAGCGATCGCGCGATCGCGACGCGCTGCTGCTGGCCGCCCGAGAGCTGAGCGGGCATCTTCTGGGCCTGGTTGGCGACGCCGACGCGCTCGAGCAGCTCCATGGCCTTCTTCTCGGCATCCTTGCGCGAGAGCTTCTTGACCTTGATCGGGCCGATCGTGACGTTCTCGAGCACGGTCTTGTGCGCGAAGAGGTTAAAGGACTGGAACACCATGCCGACATCGGCTCGCAGCTTGGCGAGCTCGGCACCCTCTTCGGGCAGCACCTTGCCGTCGATCGTGATCGAACCGGAGTCGATCGTCTCGAGACGGTTGATCGCGCGGCAGAGGGTCGACTTGCCCGATCCGCTCGGGCCGATCACGACGACGACCTCGCCGCGGTTGACGACGGTGTTGATGTCGTTCAAGACATGCAGTTCGCCGTAGTGCTTGTTGACCTTGTCGACGATGACGAGAGGCTCCCCGCGTCGAACGGAAATGTTGGACGTCGCCGGGGTCGCTGTGGGCTCCATAGTTCCCAAACTAGTGAGCGCCGCGTTTCCGTCACATGACGACACATGATCGGTTACCGTTTCGTGACCCTCGTTTGCGGGCCGACTCGAGACCTAGTGGTCGACGGAGCGCTGGGCGAACGCACTTTCGTACAGGCAGACGGAGGCCGCGGTCGCGAGATTCATCGACTCGGCATGACCGTAGATCGGCACGGTGATGGCCCGATCGGCGAGGCCGAGGGCGTCATCCGGCAGCCCCCGCGCCTCGTTGCCGAAGAGCCAAGCGGTGGGGCCGTCGAGGGCGCCGGCGTTGCGCGCGTCGAGAAGATCGTCGCCCTTGATGTCGGCCGCGATGATCGTGAGGCCCGCGGCACGCACACGATCGCGGACGTCGTCGAGCGAGGCGCCGACGGCGACGGGGACGTGGAAGATCGACCCGGTCGAGGCTCGCACGACCTTCGGGTTGTAGAGGTCGACGCTGCGCCCGGTCAGGATGACGGCGTCGGCGCCCGCCGCGTCGGCGGCTCGGATGATCGTGCCGGCGTTGCCGGGGTCGCGCACCTCTTCGAGGATGGCGATGAGCTTGGGCTCCGCGGCGATGATGTCCTTCACGGCCGTCGGGAACTGCTTGCACACGGCCACGAAGCCCTGCGGCGTCACCGTATCGGCCATCGTCTCGAGCACCTCTTCGGAGACAAACTCGAGATCGACGCCGGCCGCACTGGCCGCCTCGGCGATCTCGGGGTGACGTTCGAGCGCCGTCGGCGTGCCGTACAGCTCGGAGAGCAGCTCGGGTCGGAACGTCAACGCCTCGGAGACGGCCTGCGGGCCTTCGAGAAGGAACATGCCGCTATCGGCACGTGCCGCCTTGCGCGCGAGCTTGGCGACGGCGCGAACGCGCGGGGAACGGGGGTTCTCGAGCATGTCGCCAGCTTAGAGGTCGGAGGTAACAGAAAGGCCCGGCACCCCTGAGGGGCCGGGCCTTTCTGAAGAAGATGCTTTACGCAGCAGCCTTCGGCGCGCTCGTGTCGGCCGGGAGGGCCTTCTTGGCCGTCTCGACGAGAGCCGCGAACGTCGCGGGCTCGTTCACGGCGAGCTCGGCGAGGATACGACGGTCGACCTCGACGCCCGCAAGGCCGAGGCCCTGGATGAGGCGGTTGTAGGTCAGGCCGTTCGCACGCGACGCAGCGTTGATGCGCTGGATCCACAGACGACGGAAGTCACCCTTGCGGGCACGACGGTCGCGGTACGAGTAGACGAGCGAGTGAGTGACCTGCTCCTTGGCCTTGCGGTACAGGCGCGACCGCTGACCGCGGTAGCCCTCGGCGCGCTCAAGGATGACCCGACGCTTCTTGTGGGCGTTGACAGCCCTCTTTACTCTTGCCATTTCTCTATCTTCCTAACGAATCGGGCGCGGCTCAGCGGCCGAGGAGCTTGTTGACGACCTTGGCGTCAGCCGGCGACAGGACCTTGTCCTGGTTCAGGCGACGCGTGCGCACGGAGGACTTGCCCTCGAGGTTGTGGCGCATACCGGCCTGCTGCTTCTTGAGCTTGCCGGTTCCGGTGATCTTGAAGCGCTTCTTCGCCCCCGAATGGGTCTTCTGCTTAGGCATTGTTCTCCTCCTGTCGAGCCGCCTTGCTGGCGGCACGTTGTGCGTTTGCCTCGGCCTTGGCCTCGGACTTGTTCTTGATCGGGGCGATAACCATCACCATGTTCCGACCATCGATTGTGGGGTTCTGCTCGACGCCACCGAATTCGGCGACATCTTCTGCGAAGCGCTGCAGCAGACGCACGCCCATCTCGGGGCGGGACTGCTCACGGCCACGGAAAAGGATCATCGCCTTCACCTTGTCGCCGCCCTGCAGGAAGCCGATGGCGCGCTTCATCTTGGTCTCGTAGTCGTGCTTGTCGATCTTGAGGCGGAAGCGAACCTCTTTGAGGATCGTGTTCGCCTGGTTGCGCCGGGCTTCCTTCGCCTTCTGCGCAGCCTCGTACTTGTACTTGCCGTAGTCCATGATCTTGGCGACCGGGGGCTTGGAGTTCGGTGCGACCTCGACGAGATCGAGTTCGGCCTCCTGCGCCAGACGCAGCGCCACTTCGATCTTGACGACGCCGACCTGTTCTCCGCTCGGTCCGACGAGGCGGACCTCGGGGACGCGGATACGGTC harbors:
- a CDS encoding glutamate ABC transporter substrate-binding protein; protein product: MKMQKRFAGVALAAAGMLLLAGCASGGDAGATTAPVEEAPEFEAGTTMATLADAGKITIGTKFDQPLFGLLGPDGDPVGFDVEIGKIIAGKLGIAPENIEWVETVSANREPFIENGQVDLVIATYTINDKRKEVISFAGPYYMAGQSILVLADNDDITSEDDLVGQPVCSVTGSTPAAKLAEIGAEPVLTDTYSNCLEPLRSGAVVAVSTDNVILAGLAAQNEGEFKIAGKPFTEEPYGIGLALDDTEFRNWINDVLEESYSDGTYEAAWNETAGTVLPFVDPPAVDRY
- the rplT gene encoding 50S ribosomal protein L20, which codes for MARVKRAVNAHKKRRVILERAEGYRGQRSRLYRKAKEQVTHSLVYSYRDRRARKGDFRRLWIQRINAASRANGLTYNRLIQGLGLAGVEVDRRILAELAVNEPATFAALVETAKKALPADTSAPKAAA
- the infC gene encoding translation initiation factor IF-3, whose amino-acid sequence is MSDPRTNDRIRVPEVRLVGPSGEQVGVVKIEVALRLAQEAELDLVEVAPNSKPPVAKIMDYGKYKYEAAQKAKEARRNQANTILKEVRFRLKIDKHDYETKMKRAIGFLQGGDKVKAMILFRGREQSRPEMGVRLLQRFAEDVAEFGGVEQNPTIDGRNMVMVIAPIKNKSEAKAEANAQRAASKAARQEENNA
- a CDS encoding amino acid ABC transporter ATP-binding protein, translating into MEPTATPATSNISVRRGEPLVIVDKVNKHYGELHVLNDINTVVNRGEVVVVIGPSGSGKSTLCRAINRLETIDSGSITIDGKVLPEEGAELAKLRADVGMVFQSFNLFAHKTVLENVTIGPIKVKKLSRKDAEKKAMELLERVGVANQAQKMPAQLSGGQQQRVAIARSLAMNPKLILMDEPTSALDPEMINEVLDVMVGLAKDGMTMIVVTHEMGFARKAADRVLFMADGQIVEEATPIEFFDNPQSERAQDFLSKILEH
- a CDS encoding TrmH family RNA methyltransferase — encoded protein: MLENPRSPRVRAVAKLARKAARADSGMFLLEGPQAVSEALTFRPELLSELYGTPTALERHPEIAEAASAAGVDLEFVSEEVLETMADTVTPQGFVAVCKQFPTAVKDIIAAEPKLIAILEEVRDPGNAGTIIRAADAAGADAVILTGRSVDLYNPKVVRASTGSIFHVPVAVGASLDDVRDRVRAAGLTIIAADIKGDDLLDARNAGALDGPTAWLFGNEARGLPDDALGLADRAITVPIYGHAESMNLATAASVCLYESAFAQRSVDH
- the rpmI gene encoding 50S ribosomal protein L35, encoding MPKQKTHSGAKKRFKITGTGKLKKQQAGMRHNLEGKSSVRTRRLNQDKVLSPADAKVVNKLLGR
- a CDS encoding amino acid ABC transporter permease gives rise to the protein MDVVIDNLPRYLSGFQLTLLLLVVSGLAALVIGTLIAAMRISPVASLRGFATVYTEIVRNTPLTLVLIFCAFILPYLGSDLPYLIAAMIGLAVYTSPFVAEALRSGINGVAVGQAEAARSIGLGFAQTVGFIVFPQAFRMTVPPLINVFIALTKNTSVAGGFFVAELFTVGKELANANGNAVIAVLLGVATFYLVITVPLGLLAARLERKWVVQR